From Mycolicibacterium nivoides, a single genomic window includes:
- a CDS encoding (Fe-S)-binding protein: MRIALFATCLADAMFPPAAIATVQLLERLGHQVVFPPSQTCCGQMHVNTGYLKEATALVRNHVQAFESANCDAVVAPSGSCVGSVRHQHTMVARRAGDEDLAERAERLAGRTYELSELLIDVLGVDDVGAYYPHRVTYHPTCHSLRMLGVGDKPLRLLRNVRGLTLVQLPEAESCCGFGGTFAIKNSDTSTAMLADKMTHILETGAEVCSAGDSSCLMHIGGGLSRLRSGVRTVHLAEILAAER, from the coding sequence ATGCGAATCGCCCTGTTCGCGACCTGCCTGGCGGATGCGATGTTCCCACCCGCGGCGATCGCCACGGTGCAGTTGCTCGAGCGCCTCGGCCACCAGGTGGTCTTCCCGCCCAGCCAAACCTGTTGCGGCCAAATGCATGTCAATACCGGTTATCTCAAAGAAGCCACCGCACTGGTGCGCAACCACGTCCAGGCCTTCGAATCCGCGAACTGCGACGCCGTGGTCGCGCCGTCGGGCTCGTGTGTGGGGTCGGTACGGCACCAGCACACGATGGTGGCCCGCCGGGCCGGTGACGAGGATCTGGCCGAACGTGCCGAACGACTGGCCGGACGGACCTACGAGTTGTCGGAACTGCTGATCGACGTGCTCGGCGTCGATGACGTCGGTGCCTACTATCCGCACCGCGTCACCTACCACCCGACCTGCCACTCGCTGCGCATGCTCGGGGTCGGCGACAAGCCGCTGCGGCTACTGCGCAATGTGCGGGGACTGACGCTGGTGCAGTTGCCCGAGGCCGAATCCTGTTGCGGCTTCGGCGGAACCTTCGCGATCAAGAACTCCGATACGTCCACCGCCATGCTGGCCGACAAGATGACCCACATCCTGGAGACCGGGGCCGAGGTGTGCAGCGCCGGGGACTCCTCGTGCCTGATGCACATCGGCGGCGGGCTGAGCCGGCTACGCTCGGGCGTGCGTACCGTGCACCTGGCCGAGATCCTGGCGGCCGAACGATGA
- a CDS encoding arylsulfatase — protein MSDVQGDDLVSAVLPDGGVLPFPPVPSGSIAGRTLQESTYNPRAIPKRLHDDSPNIVIVLIDDAGPGLPSTFGGEIATSTLDRICAEGVSYNRFHTTAMCSPTRASLLTGRNHHEIGNGQIAELANDWDGYAGKIPRSSATVAEVLKQYGYATSAFGKWHNTPAEETTAAGPFENWPTGLGFEYFYGFLAGEASQYEPNLVRNTTVVAPPKTPEEGYHLSEDLADDAISWLRRHKAFNADKPFMMYWASGCLHGPHHIMKEWADKYAGKFDDGWDAYRQRVFERAKDKGWIPPDCALTERDEAMAAWDDIPEDEKPFQRRLMEVAAGYAEHVDVQVGRIADELESLGYADNTLFFYIWGDNGSSGEGQNGTIAELLAQNGIPTTVRQHIDALEELGGLDVLGSPLVDNQYHAGWAWAGSTPYKGMKLLASHLGGTRNPMAVRWPARINADTAPRDVFLHCNDIVPTIYDIVGIAPPQVVNGEPQMPLAGASFARTLGDRNAPGGKKTQYFEVMGSRGIYHDGWMASARGPRLPWVPGQPPGIATWTPDNDTWELYHLDEDWSQAHDLAAEQPEKLAQMREMFMVEAARNAVLPIGGGLWVPVYHPELRITPPYKEWEFSGDTIRMPEFCAPALGNKNNVVTIDVDIPANANGVLYALGAAAGGLTVYLDEGQLCYEFNLFILSRTKIRTEGKVPPGRATITVTTQYADPRPGGPLDITVARNGETIASGQVPISAPLLFTANDCLDIGTCLGSPVSLDYRERAPFPFEGQIHRVHVAYT, from the coding sequence GTGTCTGACGTGCAGGGTGACGATTTGGTGTCGGCGGTTCTACCGGACGGTGGCGTTTTGCCATTCCCGCCGGTTCCGTCGGGCAGTATCGCGGGGCGGACGTTGCAGGAGTCGACGTACAACCCGCGCGCGATCCCCAAGCGGCTACACGACGACTCGCCGAACATCGTCATCGTGCTCATCGACGATGCGGGCCCAGGCTTGCCCTCGACGTTCGGCGGCGAGATCGCCACATCGACGCTCGACCGCATCTGCGCTGAAGGCGTGTCCTACAACCGCTTTCACACCACCGCGATGTGCTCGCCGACCCGGGCGTCGCTGCTCACCGGCCGCAACCACCACGAGATCGGCAACGGCCAGATCGCTGAGTTGGCCAACGACTGGGACGGCTACGCCGGCAAGATCCCGCGATCGAGCGCCACCGTGGCCGAAGTGCTCAAGCAGTACGGCTACGCGACATCGGCCTTCGGGAAGTGGCACAACACCCCCGCCGAGGAGACCACTGCGGCCGGTCCCTTCGAGAACTGGCCCACCGGTTTGGGTTTCGAGTACTTCTACGGGTTCCTGGCCGGTGAGGCCTCACAGTACGAACCGAACCTGGTACGTAACACCACCGTGGTCGCCCCGCCGAAGACTCCCGAAGAGGGCTACCACCTCTCGGAGGATCTGGCCGACGACGCCATCTCCTGGCTGCGCCGGCACAAGGCGTTCAACGCTGACAAGCCGTTCATGATGTATTGGGCCAGCGGTTGCCTGCACGGACCGCACCACATCATGAAGGAGTGGGCCGACAAGTACGCGGGCAAGTTCGACGACGGCTGGGATGCCTACCGGCAGCGGGTGTTCGAGCGTGCCAAGGACAAGGGCTGGATTCCGCCGGACTGTGCCCTGACCGAGCGCGATGAAGCGATGGCGGCCTGGGATGACATCCCCGAGGACGAGAAGCCGTTCCAGCGCCGTCTGATGGAGGTCGCCGCCGGTTACGCCGAACATGTCGACGTCCAGGTCGGCCGCATCGCCGATGAGCTCGAATCGCTCGGCTATGCCGACAACACCCTGTTCTTCTACATCTGGGGTGACAACGGCTCGTCGGGCGAAGGGCAGAACGGCACAATCGCCGAACTGCTGGCGCAAAACGGGATTCCCACGACGGTCCGCCAGCACATCGACGCCCTCGAGGAACTCGGCGGCCTCGACGTACTCGGTTCTCCACTGGTGGACAACCAGTACCACGCGGGCTGGGCGTGGGCAGGCAGCACGCCGTACAAGGGCATGAAACTGCTCGCCTCCCACCTGGGTGGCACGCGTAATCCGATGGCGGTGCGCTGGCCTGCCCGGATCAACGCGGACACCGCCCCACGCGACGTGTTCCTGCACTGCAACGACATCGTCCCGACCATCTACGACATCGTCGGAATCGCGCCGCCGCAGGTGGTCAACGGTGAACCGCAGATGCCGCTGGCGGGAGCGAGCTTCGCCCGCACACTGGGAGACCGAAACGCACCCGGCGGCAAAAAGACCCAGTACTTCGAGGTCATGGGCAGCCGTGGTATCTACCACGACGGCTGGATGGCCTCGGCGCGTGGGCCTCGTCTTCCTTGGGTACCCGGCCAGCCGCCGGGTATCGCCACCTGGACCCCCGACAACGACACGTGGGAGCTGTACCACCTCGACGAAGACTGGTCGCAGGCCCACGATCTCGCCGCTGAACAGCCCGAGAAACTCGCGCAGATGCGGGAGATGTTCATGGTCGAAGCGGCCCGCAATGCGGTGCTGCCGATCGGCGGTGGACTGTGGGTTCCGGTCTACCACCCCGAGTTGCGCATCACCCCGCCCTACAAGGAGTGGGAGTTCTCGGGTGACACCATCCGGATGCCGGAATTCTGTGCCCCGGCGCTGGGCAACAAGAACAATGTCGTCACCATCGACGTCGACATCCCCGCCAATGCGAACGGGGTGCTGTACGCCCTCGGTGCCGCGGCAGGCGGCCTCACGGTCTACCTCGACGAGGGCCAGCTCTGCTACGAGTTCAACCTGTTCATTCTGTCGCGCACCAAGATCCGCACTGAGGGCAAGGTGCCGCCGGGGCGTGCCACGATCACCGTGACCACCCAGTACGCGGACCCACGCCCGGGCGGCCCGCTCGACATCACCGTCGCGCGCAACGGCGAAACGATTGCCAGTGGTCAGGTCCCGATCAGCGCACCGTTGTTGTTCACCGCCAACGACTGCCTCGACATCGGTACCTGCCTGGGCTCGCCGGTATCGCTCGACTACCGCGAACGCGCGCCTTTCCCGTTCGAAGGGCAGATTCACCGCGTCCACGTCGCATACACCTAG
- a CDS encoding GNAT family N-acetyltransferase, with translation MVIDAGAVRVFAVGSPDLAARMTGPTTALLQELVAGDAALGWVDPPSEAEVAELLGAITRGAGDGDAALLIAEVDGQLAGFGYWRRYARPTHRPHADVERVAVDPRWQGLGIGRRLMTALVQAAADSDVEVLTLDLRGDNQRAARLYESLGFKRYGLLEGFVAVGQRRYDKLFYARDLRQRPGTVSHP, from the coding sequence GTGGTGATCGATGCTGGGGCGGTTCGGGTATTCGCCGTCGGCTCGCCAGATCTCGCGGCACGGATGACCGGGCCCACCACGGCGCTCCTGCAGGAATTGGTGGCCGGGGACGCCGCGTTGGGCTGGGTCGATCCACCATCGGAGGCCGAGGTTGCGGAGCTGCTGGGCGCGATCACCCGCGGAGCCGGTGACGGTGACGCCGCCCTGCTGATCGCCGAGGTGGACGGCCAGTTGGCAGGGTTCGGTTACTGGCGTAGGTACGCACGTCCGACGCATCGGCCACATGCGGATGTGGAAAGGGTCGCGGTCGATCCGCGATGGCAAGGCCTCGGCATCGGCCGGCGCCTGATGACGGCATTGGTCCAGGCCGCCGCGGATTCAGATGTGGAGGTGCTGACCCTCGATCTCAGGGGTGACAACCAGCGCGCCGCGCGGCTCTATGAGTCCTTGGGCTTCAAACGCTATGGCCTGCTCGAAGGATTCGTCGCGGTGGGTCAGCGACGGTACGACAAGTTGTTCTATGCCCGGGATTTACGTCAACGGCCCGGAACGGTGTCGCACCCCTGA
- a CDS encoding NAD(P)H-binding protein, translated as MCAHHNETVAVTGVTGALGSRIAAALAEREVPQLLVARNPAALPDLVGAQRRGPAEYADAAAMRQALDGASTLILISGHPTGRRLEEHATVVEAGLAVGVQRVLYVSLLGAGPVATYRNARDHWLTEQFIAGTRLRHTIFRAGFYGATPAALADENLVIRGPGGTGQAAFVTHGDIAAVVAAVAADSSTEHDGAILEITGPELLTLEQAVAKIAAATGRPYRYHAETLEEAFSSRWQQGISGNQIEAWISWYQAIARGDVSALTDVVESVTGNPATGIERSDWWPEPNTSY; from the coding sequence ATGTGCGCACACCACAACGAGACGGTCGCCGTCACCGGCGTCACCGGAGCGTTGGGCAGCCGAATCGCAGCGGCACTCGCCGAGCGCGAGGTTCCACAGCTACTCGTGGCGCGTAACCCCGCGGCCCTGCCCGACCTTGTCGGGGCGCAACGCCGAGGCCCCGCCGAGTATGCCGACGCCGCTGCGATGCGGCAGGCACTGGACGGTGCGTCGACCTTGATCTTGATCTCCGGGCACCCGACGGGCCGTCGCCTGGAAGAACATGCCACCGTGGTGGAAGCCGGTCTCGCCGTCGGGGTGCAACGAGTCCTCTATGTCTCGCTGCTCGGAGCAGGTCCGGTCGCCACCTACCGCAATGCCCGCGACCACTGGCTCACCGAGCAGTTCATCGCCGGAACAAGGTTGCGCCACACCATCTTCCGCGCCGGATTCTACGGTGCGACGCCCGCCGCGCTGGCCGACGAGAACCTCGTCATCCGCGGCCCGGGCGGCACCGGGCAGGCCGCGTTCGTCACTCACGGTGATATCGCCGCGGTCGTCGCCGCCGTCGCCGCGGATTCGAGTACCGAACACGACGGTGCGATCCTCGAAATCACCGGACCCGAGCTACTCACGCTTGAGCAAGCGGTGGCCAAGATCGCCGCGGCGACGGGGCGGCCGTACCGCTATCACGCCGAGACCCTGGAAGAGGCGTTCAGCAGCCGTTGGCAACAAGGCATCAGCGGCAACCAGATCGAGGCCTGGATCTCCTGGTATCAGGCCATTGCCCGCGGCGACGTCTCCGCGCTGACCGATGTGGTCGAGTCGGTGACGGGCAATCCGGCCACTGGAATCGAGCGTTCCGACTGGTGGCCCGAGCCGAATACGTCCTACTGA
- a CDS encoding STAS domain-containing protein, producing the protein MTFTNNTPAMDRHFRYGNSAVICEGASMRAQCRQLATVVTIKGDVDRNNIDQIASYVNRFILAEKPLALDLSGVNSFEPQAISLFYNIDEKCGALGVDWTVVASQPVVGEIHHQDVDVPLSSSVPEALHHFAEGNTARRRLLPLLIKSA; encoded by the coding sequence ATGACATTCACGAACAACACCCCGGCAATGGATCGACACTTTCGGTACGGGAACTCGGCAGTCATCTGCGAAGGCGCATCAATGCGCGCGCAGTGCCGCCAACTGGCGACAGTGGTGACCATCAAGGGAGACGTCGACAGGAACAACATCGACCAGATCGCGTCGTATGTTAATCGGTTCATCCTTGCCGAGAAGCCTTTGGCGCTCGATCTGAGTGGCGTGAACAGCTTTGAACCGCAGGCGATCTCGCTGTTCTACAACATCGATGAAAAGTGCGGCGCACTGGGCGTGGACTGGACGGTAGTCGCCAGCCAGCCGGTCGTCGGCGAGATCCACCACCAGGACGTGGACGTACCGCTCAGCTCGTCGGTGCCCGAAGCCCTGCATCACTTCGCTGAAGGCAACACGGCACGCCGCCGGTTGCTCCCCCTGCTTATCAAGAGCGCCTGA
- a CDS encoding DUF1254 domain-containing protein, with protein MMGTLACSPSSDEGEQSGPGRLTPDQAKAIALDAYVYGYPLVTVEMTRRVMTNVAQVEAPRAPMGQLMRMREYPNAQFRDVTAPNADTLYTNGFIDVKNEPWVLTLPDAHDRYYLFPMLDGYTNVFEVPGKRTTGTGPQTYAITGPGWKGTLPAGVKEYKSPTSTVWLLGRIYCDGTPEDYAAVHKLQDEISLVPLSSYGKPYTPPAGKVDPTIDMKTPVRDQVNNLSAEAYFDLLATLMKNNPPSEADRLIVDKMAELGIVAGEKFDIGKLGPDVAAALQSVPKEGFEKIMARFKELENVNGWRFTTETGQYGTDYLQRALITAIGLGANLPQDAVYPTSEADTDGQAYDGADKYTVHFDKDQFPPVNGFWSLTMYDEGYFFVDNPLNRYTLSQRNPFVTNPDGSVDLYLQHENPGPGKEANWLPAPAGKFNLMLRLYWPKEAPPSIIDGTWKPPAITKVQ; from the coding sequence ATGATGGGCACCCTGGCGTGTTCGCCTTCGTCAGATGAAGGCGAGCAGTCCGGGCCCGGGCGGTTGACGCCCGACCAGGCCAAGGCCATAGCCCTGGATGCCTACGTGTACGGGTATCCCCTTGTCACCGTTGAGATGACGCGGCGCGTGATGACCAATGTCGCCCAAGTTGAGGCGCCGCGGGCGCCGATGGGGCAGTTGATGCGGATGCGTGAGTACCCGAATGCCCAGTTCCGCGACGTCACCGCACCGAACGCCGACACGCTGTACACAAACGGATTCATCGACGTCAAGAACGAGCCGTGGGTGCTGACCTTGCCGGACGCTCACGACCGCTACTACCTGTTCCCGATGCTCGACGGCTACACCAACGTCTTCGAGGTACCCGGGAAGCGCACGACCGGCACGGGCCCGCAGACCTACGCCATCACCGGTCCGGGCTGGAAAGGCACGCTGCCCGCCGGCGTGAAGGAGTACAAGTCCCCCACCTCGACGGTGTGGCTGCTGGGCCGCATCTACTGCGATGGCACGCCAGAGGATTACGCCGCGGTGCACAAGTTGCAGGACGAGATCTCGCTGGTGCCGCTCAGTTCATACGGCAAGCCGTACACCCCGCCGGCAGGCAAGGTCGATCCGACCATCGACATGAAGACGCCGGTCCGCGACCAGGTCAACAATCTGAGCGCCGAAGCGTACTTCGATCTGCTGGCCACGTTGATGAAGAACAACCCGCCCAGCGAGGCCGACCGGCTGATCGTGGACAAGATGGCCGAACTCGGCATCGTCGCGGGGGAGAAGTTCGACATCGGCAAGCTCGGTCCCGACGTGGCTGCGGCGTTGCAGTCAGTTCCCAAAGAAGGCTTCGAGAAGATCATGGCCCGCTTCAAAGAACTGGAGAACGTCAACGGCTGGCGGTTCACCACAGAGACCGGACAGTACGGCACCGACTATCTCCAGCGCGCGTTGATCACCGCCATCGGCCTGGGTGCCAACCTGCCCCAGGATGCGGTCTACCCAACCTCGGAAGCCGACACCGACGGCCAGGCCTACGACGGCGCCGACAAGTACACGGTGCATTTCGACAAGGACCAATTCCCGCCCGTCAACGGGTTCTGGTCACTGACCATGTACGACGAGGGCTACTTCTTCGTCGACAATCCGCTCAACCGCTACACGCTGAGCCAGCGGAATCCGTTCGTCACCAACCCCGACGGATCGGTCGATCTCTACCTGCAGCACGAGAACCCCGGCCCGGGCAAGGAAGCCAACTGGCTGCCCGCACCGGCCGGCAAGTTCAACCTCATGCTGCGGCTGTACTGGCCGAAGGAAGCCCCGCCGTCGATCATCGACGGCACGTGGAAGCCACCGGCAATCACGAAGGTTCAGTGA
- a CDS encoding ArsR/SmtB family transcription factor, translating into MTLGTVLAALADPHRRRVVAELAEAEEDVEHTCSSFALKVTKSTATHHFRVLGESGLIQLTDYGNRKGVLLRRVEIDRQFPGLLALLVAERNGL; encoded by the coding sequence ATGACGCTGGGTACTGTCCTGGCAGCGCTGGCCGACCCGCATCGCCGGCGCGTTGTGGCCGAGCTCGCCGAGGCCGAGGAGGATGTGGAGCACACCTGCTCGTCATTTGCGCTGAAGGTCACCAAGTCGACCGCAACCCACCACTTTCGGGTGCTCGGTGAGAGCGGGTTGATCCAGCTCACCGACTACGGCAACCGCAAAGGTGTGTTGCTCCGGCGCGTGGAGATCGACCGGCAATTCCCGGGGTTGCTGGCCTTGCTGGTCGCCGAACGTAACGGTCTGTAG
- a CDS encoding SRPBCC family protein, translating to MTDLEFAHSIHVARAPEDVYSLVSDITRMGEWSPQCRACWWDDGGGPEVGAWFTGRNETPERTWETRSQVVAADPGREFAWEVNNGWVRWGFTLEPVDGGTRLTQSWHFKPKGIAGFHDRFGDRAESEIATRTQSAKTGIPQTLAAIKATAEA from the coding sequence ATGACCGATCTCGAATTCGCCCACTCGATCCATGTCGCACGTGCTCCCGAGGACGTGTACAGCCTGGTCTCCGACATCACCCGGATGGGTGAATGGAGTCCGCAGTGCCGGGCGTGCTGGTGGGATGACGGCGGCGGCCCAGAGGTCGGTGCCTGGTTCACCGGACGCAACGAGACGCCCGAGCGGACGTGGGAGACTCGCAGCCAGGTGGTCGCCGCCGACCCCGGCCGCGAGTTCGCCTGGGAGGTCAACAACGGGTGGGTCCGTTGGGGATTCACCCTGGAGCCGGTCGACGGTGGCACGCGCCTCACCCAATCCTGGCACTTCAAGCCCAAGGGCATCGCAGGCTTTCACGACCGCTTCGGCGATAGGGCTGAATCCGAGATCGCCACGCGCACCCAATCTGCGAAGACAGGCATCCCCCAGACACTCGCCGCGATCAAGGCGACGGCGGAGGCCTGA
- the ligD gene encoding non-homologous end-joining DNA ligase produces MAGAVSLEIDGLEVAVSNPDKVVFPDAHVTKLDLINYYRSVADGALRGVYGRPMILKRFVKGISAEAIFQKRAPEKRPDYVDVAELKYRSGTSAKEAVLRDTAGLAWAVNLGCVDLNPHAVRAEDLDHPDELRVDLDPMPGVGWSQIVDVAQVAREVLEEHGLTAWPKTSGSRGFHVYARIHPRWPFTKVRLAAETVAREVERRVPDLATARWWKEERGTRVFVDFNQNAKDRTVASAYSVRATPDARVSTPLRWDEVDGCRPEAFTVATVPDRFTEIGDPWEGMDITVGELDPLLALAKELGPAEKAPKGASHDGRRQSTMPLIEIAKTKTKDEAMAALDVWRERYPAVAGRLEPVDILLDGMRGPSSIWYRVRINLQHVPEAERPPQEELLADYNPWENYRGAQWKH; encoded by the coding sequence ATGGCCGGTGCAGTGTCGCTGGAGATAGACGGCCTCGAGGTGGCCGTCAGCAACCCCGACAAGGTGGTCTTCCCTGATGCGCACGTCACCAAGCTGGACCTGATCAACTACTACCGGTCGGTGGCTGACGGCGCCCTTCGCGGGGTATACGGACGTCCGATGATCCTCAAACGGTTCGTCAAGGGCATCTCCGCCGAGGCCATCTTCCAGAAGCGGGCACCCGAGAAGCGGCCGGATTATGTGGACGTCGCCGAGCTCAAGTACCGGTCCGGCACGTCGGCCAAGGAGGCGGTCCTGCGCGACACCGCGGGCCTGGCGTGGGCGGTGAACCTGGGGTGCGTCGATCTGAACCCGCACGCGGTGCGGGCCGAGGATCTCGACCATCCCGACGAGCTGCGGGTCGACCTGGATCCGATGCCCGGCGTCGGCTGGTCACAGATCGTCGACGTCGCCCAGGTGGCCCGCGAGGTGCTGGAGGAGCACGGTCTGACGGCGTGGCCCAAGACTTCGGGCTCGCGCGGCTTCCACGTCTACGCGCGCATCCACCCGAGGTGGCCGTTCACCAAGGTTCGGCTCGCCGCCGAAACCGTGGCCCGGGAGGTGGAGCGACGCGTTCCCGATCTCGCGACGGCGCGCTGGTGGAAGGAAGAACGAGGCACCCGGGTCTTCGTCGACTTCAACCAGAACGCCAAGGACCGCACGGTGGCCTCGGCCTACTCGGTACGAGCCACGCCCGATGCCCGGGTTTCCACGCCGCTGCGCTGGGACGAGGTCGACGGGTGCCGTCCGGAGGCGTTCACGGTCGCCACTGTGCCCGACCGGTTCACCGAGATCGGCGACCCGTGGGAGGGCATGGACATCACGGTCGGCGAGTTGGACCCGTTGCTTGCGCTCGCCAAGGAGCTCGGCCCGGCCGAGAAGGCACCGAAGGGCGCCTCGCACGATGGGCGAAGACAATCGACCATGCCCCTGATCGAGATCGCCAAGACCAAGACGAAGGATGAGGCGATGGCGGCGCTGGACGTGTGGCGCGAGCGCTATCCCGCGGTGGCCGGGCGGCTGGAGCCCGTCGACATCCTGCTCGACGGGATGCGGGGCCCGAGTTCGATCTGGTACCGCGTGCGGATCAACCTGCAGCACGTGCCCGAGGCCGAGCGCCCGCCGCAGGAAGAGCTGCTCGCCGACTACAACCCGTGGGAGAACTACCGCGGTGCACAGTGGAAGCACTGA
- a CDS encoding LutC/YkgG family protein, giving the protein MTGPTPEARAAVLGRVRAALASAPPEAVAVPRNYHRETLSGAGNVERFAETVAEYRARVHRIEVHAIASTVLELVGPGATVVIPADLPIEWVAGVTTVADTPALSVEQLDRADAVLTGCALGIAATGTIVLDAGPGQGRRALTLVPDHHVCVVRTDQIVDTVPQAFAELAPTRPLTFISGPSATSDIELQRVEGVHGPRTLDVLIV; this is encoded by the coding sequence GTGACGGGCCCGACGCCTGAGGCCCGAGCTGCGGTGCTCGGCCGGGTTCGCGCCGCCCTTGCGTCGGCGCCGCCTGAGGCCGTCGCGGTGCCGCGCAACTATCACCGTGAGACGTTGTCCGGCGCGGGCAACGTCGAGCGGTTCGCCGAGACGGTCGCCGAGTACCGCGCCCGGGTGCATCGCATCGAGGTCCATGCGATCGCGTCGACCGTTCTCGAACTGGTCGGGCCGGGCGCCACGGTGGTCATCCCGGCCGACCTACCGATCGAATGGGTGGCGGGGGTGACGACGGTCGCCGACACGCCGGCGCTGAGTGTCGAGCAGCTCGACCGCGCCGATGCGGTGCTGACCGGATGCGCGCTGGGGATCGCCGCGACCGGGACGATCGTTCTGGATGCGGGTCCCGGGCAGGGGCGGCGTGCGCTGACCCTGGTGCCCGACCATCACGTCTGCGTGGTCCGGACCGATCAGATCGTCGACACCGTGCCGCAGGCATTCGCCGAGCTGGCGCCGACGCGGCCGCTGACGTTCATCTCCGGTCCCAGCGCCACCAGCGACATCGAACTACAGCGCGTAGAAGGAGTCCACGGGCCCAGGACGCTCGACGTGCTGATCGTGTGA
- a CDS encoding LutB/LldF family L-lactate oxidation iron-sulfur protein gives MSEFLGTPGVGNLRGDVPFPVAARTALANSQLRRNIGHATHTIRTKRLNAIRECDDWEQLRAAGSALKQDVMARLPELLVQLEDNVTKRGGVVHWARDGDEANRIVADLIRATGSDEVVKVKSMATQEIGLNEYLEAQGIAAFETDLAELIVQLGHDKPSHILVPAIHRNRAEIREIFDREMPDAGELTDDPRVLAMAARAHLRRKFLTAQVAVSGANFGIAETGTLAVVESEGNGRMCLTLPRTLITVMGIEKIVPAFTDLEVFMQLLPRSSTAERMNPYTSMWTGVHPGDGPQEFHLVLLDNGRTRVLADEVGRAALHCIRCSACLNVCPVYERTGGHAYGSVYPGPIGAILSPQLTGTTGHDDPNASLPYASSLCGACFEACPVRIDIPSILVHLRAAQVDQERGGLPGGQDLAMKAAGWAMADAGRFSLAEKALGVGRLIAGRDHLISALPWPASKWTASRDIPEPPAETFRQWWKRTHEGDRG, from the coding sequence ATGAGCGAATTCCTGGGCACCCCCGGCGTCGGAAACCTCCGCGGTGACGTACCGTTTCCCGTCGCCGCCCGCACCGCGCTCGCCAACTCCCAGTTGCGCCGCAACATCGGGCACGCCACCCACACCATTCGCACCAAGCGTCTCAACGCAATCCGCGAATGCGACGACTGGGAGCAGTTGCGCGCCGCGGGCAGCGCCCTCAAACAGGACGTCATGGCGCGGCTTCCCGAGTTGCTCGTGCAGCTCGAAGACAACGTCACCAAACGCGGCGGCGTGGTGCACTGGGCCCGCGACGGCGATGAGGCCAACCGCATCGTCGCCGACCTGATCCGCGCCACGGGCTCGGACGAAGTGGTGAAGGTCAAGTCGATGGCCACCCAGGAGATCGGGCTCAACGAGTATCTGGAGGCCCAGGGCATCGCCGCGTTCGAAACCGATCTTGCCGAGTTGATCGTGCAGCTCGGCCACGACAAGCCCAGCCACATCCTGGTACCGGCCATCCACCGCAACCGCGCCGAGATCCGTGAGATCTTCGACCGGGAGATGCCCGACGCGGGTGAGCTCACCGATGATCCCCGGGTACTGGCGATGGCGGCCAGGGCCCATCTGCGACGCAAGTTCCTCACCGCGCAGGTCGCGGTCAGCGGCGCCAACTTCGGCATCGCCGAGACCGGCACGCTCGCGGTCGTGGAGTCCGAAGGCAACGGACGGATGTGCCTGACGCTGCCGCGGACGCTGATCACCGTGATGGGCATCGAGAAGATCGTGCCGGCGTTCACCGACCTCGAGGTGTTCATGCAATTGCTGCCGCGCTCCTCGACGGCGGAGCGGATGAACCCGTACACCTCGATGTGGACCGGCGTGCATCCTGGCGATGGTCCGCAGGAATTCCACCTGGTCCTGCTGGACAACGGCCGCACCCGGGTGCTGGCCGATGAGGTGGGACGCGCCGCCCTGCACTGCATCCGGTGCAGTGCATGCCTGAACGTCTGCCCGGTCTACGAACGCACCGGCGGCCACGCCTACGGCTCGGTCTATCCCGGACCGATCGGGGCGATCCTGAGTCCCCAGCTCACGGGCACCACCGGCCACGACGACCCCAACGCCAGCCTGCCCTACGCCTCGTCGCTGTGCGGAGCGTGCTTCGAAGCCTGTCCGGTGCGCATCGACATCCCGTCGATCCTGGTCCACCTGCGCGCCGCCCAGGTGGACCAGGAAAGGGGAGGCCTGCCCGGCGGACAGGATCTGGCGATGAAAGCCGCGGGCTGGGCGATGGCCGACGCGGGCCGGTTCTCGCTGGCCGAGAAGGCCCTCGGCGTCGGGCGGCTGATCGCCGGGCGGGATCACCTCATCTCCGCGCTGCCCTGGCCGGCTTCCAAGTGGACGGCCAGCCGAGACATTCCCGAGCCGCCCGCCGAGACATTCCGGCAGTGGTGGAAGCGCACCCATGAGGGAGACCGAGGGTGA